In Streptomyces sp. NBC_00878, a single window of DNA contains:
- the dnaJ gene encoding molecular chaperone DnaJ has translation MSTKDFIEKDYYKVLGVPKDATEAEIKKAYRKLARENHPDANKGNAKAEERFKEISEANDVLGDPKKRKEYDEARTLFGNGGFRPGPGAGGGNFNFDLGDLFGGGPQGGAGGAGGAGGAGGFGGGIGDVFGGLFNRGGTGPGTRTQPRRGQDIDTEVTLSFTEAVDGATVPLRMTSQSPCKACSGTGDKNGTPRVCPTCVGTGQVARGSGGGFSLTDPCPDCKGRGLIAEHACLVCNGSGRAKSSRTMQVRIPAGVSDSQRIRLRGKGAPGERGGPAGDLYVTVHVDAHPVFGRKGDNLTVTVPVTFTEAALGGEIRVPTLGGPPVTLKLPPGTPNGRTMRARGKGAVRKDGTRGDLLVTVEVSVPTDVTGKARDALEAYREATADEDPRAELFQAAKGA, from the coding sequence ATGAGCACCAAGGACTTCATCGAGAAGGACTACTACAAGGTCCTCGGCGTCCCCAAGGACGCCACCGAGGCCGAGATCAAGAAGGCGTACCGGAAGCTCGCCCGCGAGAACCACCCGGACGCCAACAAGGGGAACGCGAAGGCAGAGGAGCGCTTCAAGGAGATCTCCGAGGCGAACGACGTCCTCGGGGACCCCAAGAAGCGCAAGGAGTACGACGAGGCCCGCACCCTCTTCGGCAACGGCGGGTTCCGGCCCGGACCGGGCGCCGGAGGCGGCAACTTCAACTTCGACCTGGGCGACCTCTTCGGAGGCGGCCCCCAGGGCGGAGCGGGCGGCGCCGGTGGCGCGGGCGGGGCCGGCGGCTTCGGCGGCGGTATCGGTGACGTCTTCGGCGGCCTGTTCAACCGCGGCGGCACGGGCCCCGGCACGCGTACGCAGCCGCGGCGCGGCCAGGACATCGACACCGAGGTCACGCTCAGCTTCACGGAGGCGGTGGACGGCGCGACCGTTCCGCTCCGCATGACCTCGCAGTCCCCCTGCAAGGCCTGTTCGGGCACCGGCGACAAGAACGGCACACCGCGCGTGTGCCCGACCTGCGTCGGCACCGGCCAGGTGGCGCGGGGCTCGGGCGGCGGCTTCTCGCTCACCGACCCGTGCCCCGACTGCAAGGGCCGCGGCCTGATCGCGGAGCACGCGTGCCTGGTCTGCAACGGCTCGGGGCGCGCCAAGTCGTCCCGCACCATGCAGGTCCGTATCCCGGCCGGGGTGTCGGACAGCCAGCGCATCCGGCTCCGCGGCAAGGGCGCACCGGGCGAGCGGGGCGGACCGGCCGGCGACCTGTACGTGACCGTGCACGTGGACGCCCACCCGGTCTTCGGCCGCAAGGGCGACAACCTCACCGTCACCGTGCCCGTCACCTTCACGGAGGCGGCGCTCGGCGGCGAGATCCGGGTGCCCACGCTCGGGGGACCTCCGGTCACCCTGAAACTGCCCCCGGGCACGCCCAACGGCCGTACGATGCGCGCCCGGGGCAAGGGCGCGGTCCGCAAGGACGGCACCCGCGGGGACCTGTTGGTCACCGTCGAGGTGAGTGTCCCCACGGACGTGACGGGGAAGGCTCGTGACGCGCTTGAGGCGTATCGCGAAGCCACCGCGGACGAGGACCCGCGGGCGGAGCTGTTCCAGGCCG